The following DNA comes from Erigeron canadensis isolate Cc75 chromosome 3, C_canadensis_v1, whole genome shotgun sequence.
ATATTTtcagattaaaaaaagaaagatataaaaCCTAGAGTGTCGTTGAAGAAGAATGGGGCATTTGTCCTAGCCCATTCGGTGTAATTGAAGCCAAAACGCCAATTATCAGATCCACCAACAATAATTCGTCTAGACTCCTGAACATGGTTGGGTTTTCTAAACGGCTCGTTAGTATAGTTCCCCATGAAGTTCCAATTTTGGGGACCCCTTTGCAAGTTTGCATTACTCGATCCAACAACCAATATAGCAGCAGTTATGGTCACTAAAAGAAGCACTTGTGTGCCCATGGTCAAAGCCATTGGCTTCACTTTGAGCTTTATCAAATATAATTGAAAGGGCTTGATTGAAGGTAAGAAAATAATAAGGTTGGCCTTGTGATTTGTGATGTTTAAGACGTACATTTGTGTTTATATAGAGGATAATCAAGCAATAACATATAAAGCTAGTAATTGGAAATCAACCTAATTGTGGCTTTGTTGGGTTGGTGTAATTAATGTTGAAAACTTGTGCATCTTTTTAAGTTCTTGTGTTCTCATTCCTATGCAGCTTACTAAAAATATTTGGAAGTGGAGCATACTATTTGTAAGGTGCTTGTATTGcataatcatcttttacatTGTTTCTACTAGATTGATAGATAAATttcacaatatttttttttcttttcatatacaACAATTACTACTTAAAACTGGCTATAACAAAATATGCAGGTCAATCCCAATAGATACTAGGCACAACAATGATATACAATTTAGAATAGCAATAACATCGTCAAATATCAAACCGGCTATGACAAAATATGCAGGTCAATGTCAACGGACATTATGATTTATGCATACACTTTAGAATAACATGGTCAAACAAAAGTAGTGTGGAGATAATTCCACCAAAATACCATGTTTGTAAACTTAAAGTAAAAGCTGATGTAACTATGGAATTGGTCAATGACTGCTGGGACATTTGAACTGAATaagttttttgcttttttttttaatattaaaagtgaTATTCAGATTTATAcataaatttcttaaaattcaagCAAGGcctaaaacaaaatcaaactcaCTCAAAGATAAATGGGTtaattattgtaaaacaagtattgaaGTAAACAAATAGGATAAGATCTTAACTCTTACATCATGGTAAAATTGATGCATGAAAATTCACAAAGCACAAGTATAAATactgatgcacgatgatttttatgatgtaCAGTAATTCTTAATGAAGAAAAAAcgatattttatttgttttactttaatatctgttttattttactttaaacatatatatatacacacacacttttttttaactcagtccataaaataaaaatgtgttcAATAGTCTCACTTGAAGAACACAACCTGTACATATCTGGTCCCTGTAAAGATAGAGTTTAATACTTGAGAgtttaagtaacttttacacttttcttattatgtgaatgtaactttcatttagttcattgtatgtaattaactcGTTAagttgaacgattaatgtaaaagtgtatacatgGCAAATCATATGAATTGCACGTAGAattttttgattggtcaacataaatattttttacaattGTTCAATTTAATGGGTtggttacatataataaacaaaataaaaattatatcttaatcttaatcttaatatatactaaaaggcaactgacataacctcaattgaccaatcacaagtCTCGATTCCTCTAAATTAATCTAATAAACATGTAACtaaattcaatttcaataataaattatattataataaaagtaatcaaataaaactttataaatagGATAATGGTGCATTAAAACTAATCTTCTTTCATATATGCAGTAATGATTGTCTACATAAACACAAGAAGGTACAAACTCTCAATATCTtatctaattgtaatcaaactaattgtaatgtttttgttgttagtaattgtaattagactataattaggataattataactgttattagtaattgaaatcaaactatatacatattcttcttatataaacgaagccctacaaataaaatcataagACATGATTGAAAACTCATGAATCAACTGTTACTTTTATTATTCTTAATAACCATAACTAAGGaaaacaaaattactttttttttattagatatgaATGAGAACTCGGTCAATTAGGTAATCAATGTTAAGATACTAGTTCctaggggtgttcatcaaacTGTCAAACCGTGAAAACCAGACCAAACCGGGttatttggattggtttggtcggattgagttgttaaagtTTGGTACGACggtttaagttttgaaaaaccgggttccTTGGTCCAGTTACGGTTTGAGCAAAGAGTTAACCGTCAAAAACCAGACCggaccaaaaatatatatgtatatatatacactaatttagttatataaacttacttttactttcatactttcttattttcactttatccttttatcttttcaacttcattttcattatattttcactcaaagattaaaatattaagCCTTGAGTCCCCCCATCacctttaatattttatattttgtaagtataaaacacaaggtatttgtaattttatcaatatttctattattattaagattatAGAGTTACTGACTTCTATATgtgtaataaaaaaattgaaaaaaattattaataagaaaaatgcATAATTTATatggagataaaaaaaaatatcttgaaACCGTGGAACCGGGTAAACGGGACCGGtttacatggtttggtttggtctgGTTAAACAACATACTTGGTCTGGTTTGgtttaatatatgttgaaagCGGGAATGccggtttggtttgagatttagtcaaaaccggaCCACGAACACCCCTATTATTTCCGTAAAatagtttgtataaaaaaaactctGCTACACCATCCAGACTTAATATGATCTGGCATTTAAATTTACATTTGAATAGCTCAAttattttaagcatatttttacatgttaacgtataagtttttttttctccatatactaaatcatatattgataataacgtaaacccgtgtatttgacatggtctaaaatctagtttattattaaaaagaaaaacccataatatataaatacccACAATTATATCCGCATAAAAACCCAAACTTATAcgattatgtttcaaaattctATCTTTTTTCTTCCATTGTTAAAATCCATGGACTGGTCCATTGGATATTTTAAAATGTTGTGACCAACCTGATTAACCGGTCTCCCTCATACTTGATAAGCAAGATTAAACCGGTAACAAATACTGCCGTATGAACTTTAAACGATTTCTTATGTTCTCTGCATGTCTAAGAAGTTACCTttgtattattgtttatattatgATTTTTCCCGGGtcataaccatatatatatccaGATGAATTTAACACCATtctcaacaaaaacaaaagctaTGTATTCAAAGTTGAGATCAAGTACAAAATCTTCATGTAGATATTTCTAATGATACAAAAATCctttaaatacatatatctaAATCTTATTTTATAAATGTTGTAAATAACCCGTGTATATGACATGGATCAAAAATCTAATTCACACAATAACAAAAGTATTAAAGTTACTTACACCCCATATATTTCCATATATTTAACCcgtaaagatatatatatacttttgacgaacaCATTCGCTACTTATTTTCCCCTCGTTGAGCCCAATAGAGTCCAAACCCAAAACAACTTCACTAAAATTAAGTTATAACTAGATAAAACGATTGTTGAATTAGATTAAATTGAAACAATACCTCGATATACTCGTATCACACAATTTTAAACGAAAACCAATTAGCATCCTAGTAAATTCGATCATCACCGAATAATGGGTTCTATAGGGCGTGAGAAAAAAGTGACATACATTGAtgtcgatgatgatgatgaacctGATATATGTATTCTTGAAGACGGCCCAAGACCTCGCCGGTCTGCACCCGCTACTCCTCCTCCAGTTCATCACATGGGACACAATAATAATACTAACAGTCCTCAAAGTGTCGATAATGAAGAAGACGCTGATGAAAGCAATGTTTATCGAGCTGCATTGGAGGCGAGTAtcctaattaaattttttttttttttgagaattactgatctagtatatatatatatatatattgatgcctTCACGTACTGCAGGATCTTTCGGAGCCAAAATTAGAGGAGGCATGTGCCCCTGAGGGTTCATTGAAAGTCCCACTTATGAAACACCAGGTCTGCAAGCCCAATGGTTTGAGTTgcaaaatttacatatatactcGATGTAATTCTGACATTTAttatatacgagagcaagtacccgcgcgctgcggcggtgagatggtggggtgataggtcatagagtgtgatagccaaatgcctcaaccatacgggctccgccctcggatttaaaaattcgtctaaagtatatcgaatgacatctctaatgaaagagcattaaattttaagaacactcatataatttttataatttattgatgtatgctttttgagataaaagattttgaatgaattggaggaagaaatgatttatggaggagaaagaaaaaaaatgattgattgagatttgaagatagagaaagggtgttaggtaaatatagaattgatataagggcattttgagaaagtaaatgttagaaacttaaaatgtaaagagatctgctttataatatactatagatatacatatgcTGAAATCTGTATGTACGTGGCAGCGGAGTGCTTTGTATTGGATGATGCAGAAAGAGACCAAAAGCATGCACTGCTCTGGAGGATTTCTTGCCGATGACCAGGtaaaattttagggtttagtatcCGTGAATCTAACTAACTATAGATGAATGTCGTGAAAAAGCTAAAGTTAATTTTGCTTATTGTATCTAATGAACTTTCGAATTATATGCATTGTACATATTCGGGTATATGTGGCTGCtacttgtaagttttttaatTGCTAGGATACATATTAAGATTtgatagttcattacatacaatgaacacaactttagttttttcataCTATAGACATTGtctatagttagttacattcacaaTATATGGTTCTATGTTGTATTAATTGATGGTATAACAGATATAATACATGGATGACGATGATTCTTGTAGGGTTTGGGTAAAACAATATCAACAATTGCTCTTATGCTCTCAGAAAGGTCGCCATCATCCTCTAGTGTTCCTACTGCTCAAGTAGAAAAAGAGATTTTCAATTTAGATGATGACGACGATAATGAGCAAAAAGCCAAGACGGAAACTAATGGAAGTTGTACGAATACAAAAAGTAC
Coding sequences within:
- the LOC122590531 gene encoding uncharacterized protein LOC122590531 — its product is MALTMGTQVLLLVTITAAILVVGSSNANLQRGPQNWNFMGNYTNEPFRKPNHVQESRRIIVGGSDNWRFGFNYTEWARTNAPFFFNDTLVFKFDPPSESNIHPHSIYLLPNLWSFLRCDLRWAKLVANTSQGGGEGFEFVLNKWKPYYFACGESNGFHCQSGMKFFVMPTFRWS